GTAGAAAGTGTTCTCATAAAGGAGAGAGATCACTTGACGCTTTGCGTTTCCTCGCAGATAGGGTGCGCTGTTGGTTGTAAGTTCTGTGCTACAGCAATAGATGGTCTTGTGAGAAACTTGCGCACCGAGGAAATACTTGATCAGTTCCTCCATATACAGATGAAGATACTGCCCCAGAGGGTAAGAAACGTAGTGTTTATGGGAATGGGTGAACCTCTTGCCAATTACGAAAATGTAAGGAAGGCTGTGGAGATCATGGTAAGTCCTTGGGGTATAGATCTCTCAAAGAGAAGAGTAAGCGTATCTACGAGTGGTATTGTAGCTCAGATAAAGAGAATGTCAGAAGATCCCATTATGAAAGAAGTAAATTTGGCTGTATCCATAAATGCTCCATCTCAACAATTAAGAGAACTTCTTATGCCTATATCAAAAACCAACGACTTATCCACGCTTATGAAGATACTGAAAGACTATCCGTATCCAAAAGGTAGGAGGATCATGCTTGAATACGTGATTATAAAGGGTATAAATGATAAAGAAGAGGATGCCCTCTCTCTCGCTCGCCTCATAGGAAAATATAAAAGTAAGTTCAAAGTGAACCTGATTCCCTATAATCCCGATCCTGACCTTCCTTATGAAAGACCAAGTTTAGAAGACATTTATAAGTTTCAAAAGGTTTTGTGGGAGAATGGTATTTCCACTTTTGTGAGGTTGAGCAAAGGTGTCAATATATTCGGAGCTTGTGGACAGCTAAGAAAAAGGGATGTGATAAAATTAAGAGAATGGAAAGAAGAAAAAGCTGGCTTACGGAGTTCATAGCTGTTATCGTAATAGTTCTTCTCTTGAGGGCTTTTGTGGTTCAGGCTTACAATATACCTTCAGGTTCAATGAAGCCTACCCTCCTCGTTGGAGATTTTATACTTGTAAACAAGCTTGTGTACAGATTCTCAGAGCCTCAAAGGGGGGA
This region of Hydrogenobacter sp. genomic DNA includes:
- the rlmN gene encoding 23S rRNA (adenine(2503)-C(2))-methyltransferase RlmN; this encodes MEYITSYNLEELRERLAKLGMEKYRAVQILGWIYKKFQTDFDHMTDISKENRKLLKENFFVHPLELKEEVQAEDSTKYLFRTSDGYTVESVLIKERDHLTLCVSSQIGCAVGCKFCATAIDGLVRNLRTEEILDQFLHIQMKILPQRVRNVVFMGMGEPLANYENVRKAVEIMVSPWGIDLSKRRVSVSTSGIVAQIKRMSEDPIMKEVNLAVSINAPSQQLRELLMPISKTNDLSTLMKILKDYPYPKGRRIMLEYVIIKGINDKEEDALSLARLIGKYKSKFKVNLIPYNPDPDLPYERPSLEDIYKFQKVLWENGISTFVRLSKGVNIFGACGQLRKRDVIKLREWKEEKAGLRSS